From the Hevea brasiliensis isolate MT/VB/25A 57/8 chromosome 15, ASM3005281v1, whole genome shotgun sequence genome, one window contains:
- the LOC110653623 gene encoding protein BREVIS RADIX isoform X1 gives MFTCIACTKPMTEDGEDGTRGSGTPSTREAVKSLTAQIKDMALKFSSRQCKPCAGSSTFKKGQRPYPDFDMASEGVPYPYFGAGSSSSTPAWDFTSTGPHRGVRADSRFTGMFSGDQIPGKAESISAQSCDMVLEDEDEPKEWMAQVEPGVHITFVSLPNGGNDLKRIRFSREMFDKWQAQRWWGENFDRIMELYNVQRFNRQALHTPPRSEDEQRDSYYLRMGSARESPMVASSFTPRNHYKPSGSKGYFPSDVMEQVGSQCYHAGSSGYGTVGPKGEASSVDASRTTTSSRDEPSVSVSNASDLETEWVEQDEPGVYITIRQQSDGTRELRRVRFSREKFGEGHAKLWWEENRERIQTQYL, from the exons ATGTTTACGTGTATAGCGTGCACAAAGCCTATGACCGAAGACGGAGAAGACGGAACGCGCGGAAGTGGAACGCCAAGCACCAGGGAAGCCGTCAAAAGCCTGACGGCTCAG ATCAAAGATATGGCGTTGAAATTTTCCAGTCGACAATGCAAACCCTGCGCAGGCTCAAGCACTTTCAAGAAAGGACAGCGTCCTTACCCTGACTTCGATATGGCTTCTGAGGGGGTTCCATATCCCTATTTTGGAGCTGGAAGCTCAAGCTCAACACCTGCATGGGATTTTACAAGCACTGGTCCCCATCGAGGCGTAAGAGCTGACTCAAGATTTACTGGAATGTTCAGTGGTGATCAGATCCCTGGGAAAGCGGAGTCCATCTCAGCTCAGTCTTGTGATATGGTGCTAGAGGATGAGGATGAACCCAAGGAGTGGATGGCACAGGTGGAGCCAGGAGTTCATATTACTTTTGTGTCTCTTCCTAACGGGGGAAATGATCTAAAGCGTATTCGCTTCAG TCGAGAGATGTTTGACAAGTGGCAAGCTCAGCGATGGTGGGGTGAGAATTTTGACAGAATCATGGAGCTCTACAATGTCCAGAGATTTAACCGTCAAGCGCTTCATACACCTCCAAGGTCTGAGGATGAG CAGAGAGATTCTTATTACTTAAGGATGGGATCTGCAAGGGAAAGCCCCATGGTGGCTTCATCATTTACGCCAAGAAATCACTATAAACCCTCTGGAAGTAAAGGGTATTTCCCATCTGACGTTATGGAGCAAGTTGGCAGCCAATGTTACCATGCTGGTTCAAGTGGTTATGGTACAGTTGGCCCAAAAGGTGAGGCGTCTTCTGTGGATGCATCACGGACAACCACATCGTCTAGAGATGAGCCTTCTGTTTCTGTTAGCAATGCCAGTGATCTGGAGACAGAATGGGTTGAGCAAGATGAGCCAGGGGTGTACATTACTATTAGACAACAATCTGATGGGACTCGGGAGCTTCGGCGTGTCAGATTCAG CCGCGAAAAGTTCGGGGAAGGGCATGCGAAGCTATGGTGGGAAGAGAACAGAGAAAGAATACAAACTCAATACCTTTAA
- the LOC110653623 gene encoding protein BREVIS RADIX isoform X2 produces MFTCIACTKPMTEDGEDGTRGSGTPSTREAVKSLTAQIKDMALKFSSRQCKPCAGSSTFKKGQRPYPDFDMASEGVPYPYFGAGSSSSTPAWDFTSTGPHRGVRADSRFTGMFSGDQIPGKAESISAQSCDMVLEDEDEPKEWMAQVEPGVHITFVSLPNGGNDLKRIRFSREMFDKWQAQRWWGENFDRIMELYNVQRFNRQALHTPPRSEDERDSYYLRMGSARESPMVASSFTPRNHYKPSGSKGYFPSDVMEQVGSQCYHAGSSGYGTVGPKGEASSVDASRTTTSSRDEPSVSVSNASDLETEWVEQDEPGVYITIRQQSDGTRELRRVRFSREKFGEGHAKLWWEENRERIQTQYL; encoded by the exons ATGTTTACGTGTATAGCGTGCACAAAGCCTATGACCGAAGACGGAGAAGACGGAACGCGCGGAAGTGGAACGCCAAGCACCAGGGAAGCCGTCAAAAGCCTGACGGCTCAG ATCAAAGATATGGCGTTGAAATTTTCCAGTCGACAATGCAAACCCTGCGCAGGCTCAAGCACTTTCAAGAAAGGACAGCGTCCTTACCCTGACTTCGATATGGCTTCTGAGGGGGTTCCATATCCCTATTTTGGAGCTGGAAGCTCAAGCTCAACACCTGCATGGGATTTTACAAGCACTGGTCCCCATCGAGGCGTAAGAGCTGACTCAAGATTTACTGGAATGTTCAGTGGTGATCAGATCCCTGGGAAAGCGGAGTCCATCTCAGCTCAGTCTTGTGATATGGTGCTAGAGGATGAGGATGAACCCAAGGAGTGGATGGCACAGGTGGAGCCAGGAGTTCATATTACTTTTGTGTCTCTTCCTAACGGGGGAAATGATCTAAAGCGTATTCGCTTCAG TCGAGAGATGTTTGACAAGTGGCAAGCTCAGCGATGGTGGGGTGAGAATTTTGACAGAATCATGGAGCTCTACAATGTCCAGAGATTTAACCGTCAAGCGCTTCATACACCTCCAAGGTCTGAGGATGAG AGAGATTCTTATTACTTAAGGATGGGATCTGCAAGGGAAAGCCCCATGGTGGCTTCATCATTTACGCCAAGAAATCACTATAAACCCTCTGGAAGTAAAGGGTATTTCCCATCTGACGTTATGGAGCAAGTTGGCAGCCAATGTTACCATGCTGGTTCAAGTGGTTATGGTACAGTTGGCCCAAAAGGTGAGGCGTCTTCTGTGGATGCATCACGGACAACCACATCGTCTAGAGATGAGCCTTCTGTTTCTGTTAGCAATGCCAGTGATCTGGAGACAGAATGGGTTGAGCAAGATGAGCCAGGGGTGTACATTACTATTAGACAACAATCTGATGGGACTCGGGAGCTTCGGCGTGTCAGATTCAG CCGCGAAAAGTTCGGGGAAGGGCATGCGAAGCTATGGTGGGAAGAGAACAGAGAAAGAATACAAACTCAATACCTTTAA
- the LOC110653623 gene encoding protein BREVIS RADIX isoform X3 codes for MALKFSSRQCKPCAGSSTFKKGQRPYPDFDMASEGVPYPYFGAGSSSSTPAWDFTSTGPHRGVRADSRFTGMFSGDQIPGKAESISAQSCDMVLEDEDEPKEWMAQVEPGVHITFVSLPNGGNDLKRIRFSREMFDKWQAQRWWGENFDRIMELYNVQRFNRQALHTPPRSEDEQRDSYYLRMGSARESPMVASSFTPRNHYKPSGSKGYFPSDVMEQVGSQCYHAGSSGYGTVGPKGEASSVDASRTTTSSRDEPSVSVSNASDLETEWVEQDEPGVYITIRQQSDGTRELRRVRFSREKFGEGHAKLWWEENRERIQTQYL; via the exons ATGGCGTTGAAATTTTCCAGTCGACAATGCAAACCCTGCGCAGGCTCAAGCACTTTCAAGAAAGGACAGCGTCCTTACCCTGACTTCGATATGGCTTCTGAGGGGGTTCCATATCCCTATTTTGGAGCTGGAAGCTCAAGCTCAACACCTGCATGGGATTTTACAAGCACTGGTCCCCATCGAGGCGTAAGAGCTGACTCAAGATTTACTGGAATGTTCAGTGGTGATCAGATCCCTGGGAAAGCGGAGTCCATCTCAGCTCAGTCTTGTGATATGGTGCTAGAGGATGAGGATGAACCCAAGGAGTGGATGGCACAGGTGGAGCCAGGAGTTCATATTACTTTTGTGTCTCTTCCTAACGGGGGAAATGATCTAAAGCGTATTCGCTTCAG TCGAGAGATGTTTGACAAGTGGCAAGCTCAGCGATGGTGGGGTGAGAATTTTGACAGAATCATGGAGCTCTACAATGTCCAGAGATTTAACCGTCAAGCGCTTCATACACCTCCAAGGTCTGAGGATGAG CAGAGAGATTCTTATTACTTAAGGATGGGATCTGCAAGGGAAAGCCCCATGGTGGCTTCATCATTTACGCCAAGAAATCACTATAAACCCTCTGGAAGTAAAGGGTATTTCCCATCTGACGTTATGGAGCAAGTTGGCAGCCAATGTTACCATGCTGGTTCAAGTGGTTATGGTACAGTTGGCCCAAAAGGTGAGGCGTCTTCTGTGGATGCATCACGGACAACCACATCGTCTAGAGATGAGCCTTCTGTTTCTGTTAGCAATGCCAGTGATCTGGAGACAGAATGGGTTGAGCAAGATGAGCCAGGGGTGTACATTACTATTAGACAACAATCTGATGGGACTCGGGAGCTTCGGCGTGTCAGATTCAG CCGCGAAAAGTTCGGGGAAGGGCATGCGAAGCTATGGTGGGAAGAGAACAGAGAAAGAATACAAACTCAATACCTTTAA